The nucleotide window GGgctgagggttttttggtttgtttttgctttttaggactgcacatgcagcatgtggaagttcccaggcgtgggggtggaattggagctacagctgccagcctacaccacagccacagcaatgcaagatctgagccacatctgcaacctacaccacagctcatggcagtgccggatccttaacccactgatggaggctagggatggaatcctcatcttcacggatcctagttgggttcattactgctgagccacaacaggaactccttgggctTAGgtttcgacttttttttttttccctactccaGTTTCATTGGCAAGATTTTTCAAACTATTAAGTTAGTTTTTAGTATACCCttgatttggttttttgtttattgttttgggAGGTTCGTTTGTTTGTTGGACCTGCCCAAGGCATGTGTAagttgccaggccaaggatcgaacccaaaccacagcagcaacctgatgctgaatctttaacccactcactttgctgatttttttctcatgccaTTAGGAAAGGCAGCGGATCCAGTGGCTATTGGTAGGCCTCATTCTTCCATCGGGCTTAGGGTGGGGAGATCCAGGCCTTTGAGTCTGACAGATGTGGTCCACATCCTGACTCTGTGTTTTAGTGACTTTGGGCAGATTGTCTTGCTTATTAAATCTTAGGTTTCTCCTTTGTCAAATGATGGTAACATCATTTGTTTTGCTGAGTGGTTTTGAGGATTCAGTAAAATCCTGTTTAAGGAGCACCTGTTCAGTGCGCTAAGCCCTGAGTGCATGGCAAAATCCTGAccttcagggagtttccatcctCGTGGAAACAGTCAAACAAGAGCCCAGATGATACAATCAGCTTATGTTATGCTAGACACTGTATTGAAGccctttacatgtattaaccTCAGTTCTCCTGACAGCCCCATGAGGCAGTCAGTACTGCTGTTTATTCCCATTTTTAGggaactgaggcatagagaggctAATCCCGGAGGAATCGGGATTTGAACCCGGGCATTTGGTCCTTTGggcagcagttttttttttttggttttttttttttagctttttagtgccacacctgtggcatagggaggttcccaggctaggggtttaattggatctatacctgctggcctacaccagagctcactgcagtgttggatccttaacctgctgagcgaggccaggggtcaaacccacaacttcatggttcctagtcagatttatttccgctgtgccacgatgggaactcccttcaggcAGCATTTTTAACCAAGACATTCTGCTCCCTCTTTTAACAGTCTAAACAAGACAGTGACCTCCGCGCTCAGAAACAATCTAGTCATTGGAAGTTTTACTGCATCAAGTGCATAAAGCTTTCTCAAAAAGAAGCCCCTGTTTCAAGCCAGACGTTGAAGCTTGCAAGCTGTTATCCTCTGCTCGAGACAACTTTCATCTTCTGAAGAATTGCCCTAGATTtagaaatgtgtattttgttaGGGATCAGCATATATCAAGAACATAagcaatatttgaaatttttgtatCAACCTGAAGTGACAGGTTGTTTTTGTAGAAACAGTGCCATTGCAAATGGGTACATAAATATCTAATTTGATTTAAAAGGTTGTAGAATTTACGGACAAAATACCATATTGTAGAGCAAGTGCCTAAAAAGGCAATTATGTGCTACATGTTCAAAACACagggaaaattttagaaattatatattcATCTGAGTGGGGGGCTAAAACTAACATGTAATGACTTGAGAAAAACCGAAGTATATTTTTCTCAAGTCAGCAGGATTTTACAAACTTTGATATTGACATTGAAATAACTAGAATCTGTTTTCCTGATCCTGTTGATGACTGACACAGACAACAGAAAGGATCTTGGTCTTGTTACAGCTGTATTGTCTTTACCTtaggctttttaaagaaaaagaatttagtgAAAAAAGATTCCTTCCTCCAGTTCACATCATCAGATGGGACCCTTTGGTTTCCTGGCACATGTGACACCACATTTTGTTAGGCTGATGGCTTTGCCTCTGTCTGCCTTCCTATGACAGGGCAGAAATGGCTACCTCACAAAAGGACTGTGAAGCTTGGGTCATTTGTGTGAATAAAGGTTTCTACCAGGTTGTAGCTTTTTTTGAATGGGGTCTTGAAGGTATAGAAGTGTAGAAACTGGAGTGAGGTCAGAGGAGAACCAAAGAAGATGAGTCAGGCTGTAAACATGAGCTGTGAAGATGGAAAGGTGGGAGGGGAGCCTTGTGTTTGAAAGCAGCTGCTGCCTTTCATCATCCCAGAGATCTGGGGCTAAAATTACACAGATAGGTTGAGGTTAGTGACGAGGAGAATGTGGAAAGGATGTGGTTAACAAGGAAAAGCAGGAACGTTCCTGTGGGGTTCTTTAAAAATAGGATGGTTCAATTTGGAGCCTCTAAAAAGGTAGAGGAAGCATCCTGATGAAGAGTCTTGACAGGTCAAGCGCAGTTTTCCAGTCACTCCTGAAATGTCCCCATTCAGCTTCACGCTGGCTGCTACTCCATCCTTATGCCCTGAGAGTCCTGGGCAAGAGGGAGCTGCTTGTTGCCTGCCTTCAGCCATGATGATCATAACcttatggaaaattaaaaatagttgcCCTTTAGGAAAAGGTTAGGTGTCCCTGGTCTGGAATTCAGGGTCTCTTCTAGCCCATTGGTCTACGACCCTTTGTGACCAGTGTGACCTGGGTAAGAAAGAATTTGATGGCTCCTACCCTCTCTGTGTAGACcccttcctctttgatttttgtgTTCTCCTGACTAACCATTTGAATGAATGCCTGCCTGTTCTCTTTTGGGTTAGGGTTCTGCAGCATTCCGGACCTCAGGCACTGAATCAGGATGGGAAAAAGACGTTGTGTTCCTCCACTCGAGCCCAAGCTGGCAGCAGGCTGTTGTGGGGTCAAGAAGCCTAAGTTATCTGGAAGTGGAACGCACAGTCACGGGAACCAGTCCACAACTGTCCCCGGCTCTAGTTCAGGACCTCTTCAAAACCACCAGCATGTGGACGGCAGCAGTGGTCGGGAGAATGTGTCGGACTTAACTCTGGGACCTGGAAACTCTCCCATCACACGAATGAATCCCGCATCGGGAGCGCTGAGCCCTCTCCCCCGGCCCAATGGAACTGCCAATACCACCAAGAATCTGGTGGTGACTGCAGAGATGTGCTGCTACTGCTTTGACGTCCTTTACTGTCACCTCTATGGCTTCCCACAGCCACGACTTCCTAGATTCACCAATGACCCCTAGTGAGTAAATGAGTCCTGTGGGGGAACAATGAGAAAGGCAAGCTAGCCTCTTGAAAGAGGCTCCTGATTCTAAAATGCTTCAACATGATTTGGGCAAAGGGTAGTGGGATCAGGATGGTGAAAAAAGTCCGGACATTATCTAGACCATTCCCCAGGTTTAGTAATAGGATGGTTTGCTCAGCTGTGTTTGAAGGCGTTATTGTCCTATTGTTCATGTTCTGGGAATAAGGAGGGTTTGGTTCTTGGTCTTTGTTGGTTCCTGTGGCAGTAAGCGGGTCATTTACCTTCTCAGGTGGAGAAGCCACGGCATCACACCACTGTGGACCCAGGCACTGTTGAAGTCCAGGTCAATTGCCAGGGCCTAAGGGCTAGGCTGGAGACTAGGGGCTCATTTAGTGGGAGCTGGGATGCTTTTAACATGGTCCCCTCACTTTGTTCCTTGTCAGTCCCATGTGGCTGCTGGCACCCCATCAAGAAGATCagaatttgctgtttttatttttattttatttttttgtctttttgccttttcttgggccgctcccgcggcacatggaggttcccaggctaggggtcgaatcagagctgtagctgctggcctaaaccacagccacagcaatgccagatccgagttgcatctgcaacctacaccacagctcacactcacatcgatgctggatccttaacccactgagtgaggccagggaccaaacccgaaacctcatggttcctagtcggattcgttagccactgtgccacaacgagaactccactttgttgtttttagttCAAGACTGTTATTTGTCCCAGGTCCCCTCAAGGTATCCATAACTTAAATAAGAGATGTATGTAAAGAACAAAGTCAAGTGAGGAAAGTCAGGCcagtgttttctttctcagaattggaAGCAGCTTTGAGCTGGCTTTAAAGAGTCctgctgctttttaatttttttaggatgtACTTTAATAGCATTCACAGACTGGTCATTCATTCTCCACTGTTCGCTCCATGCTGAGGTGGGCACAGGCCCtctgggcagggaagggaggggaggtgaAGAAAAAGTCCTCGCTTCCTGGAGACTTGTTGAGTTGGCAGATGACATGACCACACACAAAAGCCAAATAGTTTGTGTGGCATGCTGTCTCGGCAGAGGTAGAGGGGAAGTTGCTCCTTTGATTGTGTCAGAGGACGGGAAATGTAGGGGGAAACGTGTTGACTTTTTAGGGAAGTATTGCCAAGGGACACATCCTGAGTAGGTGAGAGTCGGAACCTTGATCTGAGTGGGATCGAGTTGTGTCCCTTACAGGAGAGGACACTGGTTTGGAAGAGTAGGTGGTAGTTGCAGCATTGTAGGGTGTGGAGACAGTAGAATTCTTGAAGGATTTTTTTAGTAGGTTTTGGTATGTTAACTTGGCTAGTGCTGGTCAGGTGTTTTACTGGAAGGAAAAGATGGGTGGGTGGGATATGCTGCTTTGTAGTAATGATCAAGGAAGTTAGATAACTTTAAAAACTTATAAGTTGCTTTTTGGAAGTGTTAACTCAAGGATCTAAGAGGTAGGGGCATAGGGATGTAGAGGAATTTCAGGAAGAGGGGACAGCTCTGTAACCTCTTTCTAAGAAAGTCTGTTACCGTTGATCTGAGCATAATGAAGCATGACTCTAGCCTAGAACGTTGTGACTTCTACAAAGAgtaagctttcttctttttttttttggtctttttagggccatacttgtggcatatgaaagttccatgctaggggttgaagctagggcttgaatcggagctgcagctgctggcctatgccagagccagagcagcagggagatcagagccatgtctgtgacccataccacagctagTGGCAAGTtcggctcctttaacccactaatcaaggccagggatcgaaccctcatccttgtggatactagtcagattcttaacctgctgagccacaaggggaactcctgctaagAGTAAGCTTTCTTgaggagacttttttttccccctggacaTTTATGAGCAGGAGAGGCAGAAAGAATGATGGGAACAATGTGGGTTGCAGGGAATGCTTTCAGATAAGGGGGAGCAGGTGGGCAGGCCCAGCATGTCTTCATGAAGGATGGAAGTGGGGAACATAGACATAAAAAGAGAGTTAAGAAGAGAGAGCCATGGAATACTAGAGGAAGAAAAAgttgggcagaggaagaagaaaacagcatGCTCCCGTGGGGTCAGAGTGAAGTCCCCCTGTGAGCAGAGACTGTGGGCCAGGCTACAGAGCCTCTCTTCCCGTGCCTTGCAGCGATTCCCTCCCTGTTCCCACCCAGGGCTGCATGGCTCCCAGAGGCCAAGAGCCTTTCCGACAGCCGGCATCAGAACACAGGCCTTTTGGGGAAGAAATGAACAGGGATAGAGTCaggcttttcttcttctccatgattgatttttgctttgcTCTTTCAGTCCCCTCTTTGTGACATGGAAGACAGGGCGGGACAAACGGCTTCGTGGCTGCATTGGGACCTTCTCAGCCATGAATCTTCATTCAGGACTCAGGGAATACACGCTAACCAGGTAACAACACCACACATCAGATTTGTAGATACTTggccaaaactgaaaacaattgcCCAACTGTTTCTTCTGAGTGATAGTTTGAGCGCTGTCTTTTTGATAATCAGAAAGTGTGGGGGCTTTGATCTGGTGAGTCACTTACCGGTTCAGGTATACACAGCTAATAGCGTAAAGTTGTTTTTAGCATGTTAGTGCTGAGTGATGATAGATGTTTTCTTCAGTAGCTCACGATTAATGTTTGGGCAAGTGCTGTTGGCTCCCAACTCCAGAGCAGCCTCACTTATGTTTTCTGTCCCCCTCCAGTGCACTTAAGGACAGCCGATTCCCCCCCCTGACCCGAGAGGAGCTGCCTAAACTATTCTGCTCTGTCTCCCTCCTTACTAACTTTGAGGATGCCAGTGATTACCTGGACTGGGAGGTGAGAACAGCCGCATTTGGAACTCTGCATCTCTCGTTGCATTTGGGTTCGGGTTAGTACATGGTAATGTA belongs to Phacochoerus africanus isolate WHEZ1 chromosome 3, ROS_Pafr_v1, whole genome shotgun sequence and includes:
- the AMMECR1L gene encoding AMMECR1-like protein isoform X2, with the protein product MGKRRCVPPLEPKLAAGCCGVKKPKLSGSGTHSHGNQSTTVPGSSSGPLQNHQHVDGSSGRENVSDLTLGPGNSPITRMNPASGALSPLPRPNGTANTTKNLVVTAEMCCYCFDVLYCHLYGFPQPRLPRFTNDPYPLFVTWKTGRDKRLRGCIGTFSAMNLHSGLREYTLTSALKDSRFPPLTREELPKLFCSVSLLTNFEDASDYLDWEVGVHGIRIEFVNEKGVKRTATYLPEVAKEQDWDQIQTIDSLLRKGGFKAPITSEFRKTIKLTRYRSEKVTISYAEYIASRQHCFQNGTLHAPPLYNHYS
- the AMMECR1L gene encoding AMMECR1-like protein isoform X1, which gives rise to MGKRRCVPPLEPKLAAGCCGVKKPKLSGSGTHSHGNQSTTVPGSSSGPLQNHQHVDGSSGRENVSDLTLGPGNSPITRMNPASGALSPLPRPNGTANTTKNLVVTAEMCCYCFDVLYCHLYGFPQPRLPRFTNDPYPLFVTWKTGRDKRLRGCIGTFSAMNLHSGLREYTLTSALKDSRFPPLTREELPKLFCSVSLLTNFEDASDYLDWEVGVHGIRIEFVNEKGVKRTATYLPEVAKEQECVPFLCHRALTSVCLSSSDWDQIQTIDSLLRKGGFKAPITSEFRKTIKLTRYRSEKVTISYAEYIASRQHCFQNGTLHAPPLYNHYS